The DNA segment AAAGAAATTCGTTGGGTGATGGTGGCAACTTTTTTCTCAGCTATACTTTCTTTGTCGTTACCATATTTAATCCGCCAGATAGTTGACCAAGTTTTAGTTTTTTCCGATCGAAATTTTCTATTCACAGTTGTATTCGGTGTAACCTTATCGGTTTTTTTTCAAACCATGTTCTCTTTATTTCGAAATTTGATTTCTATTGGCTTGATGCAAAATCTTGAATATAATTATTTTGTAAGATTTTTCCAACATATATTAAACTTAACACTTCCTGAATTCCGCAGATTTGAAACAGGTGATTTTACTCAAAGATTAAAGGAAAACCAAAGGATATTGGAAATCACACAACGTTCTGGATTGTTTTTGATTTTGGATTTGATTACTTTACCAATCTATCTTTTGATACTATTTCGATTAGATGGTGGATTATCTTTTATAGGTTTATTTTTTTTAATTCTATATGCAATTGTTGTCGTTCGTTCCAGTTCAAAGATTAAAAAATTACAAAAACATAGTTTTGAATCCAAGAAAAAAACAACTGCTTTCTTTCTTTCACTTTTTTCAGGTATTCAATTGATCAAGGCATCTTCCATTGAAAGTCGTTATCTCGCCAAAGGATTAAATGAAATCGCAAGGACAATTTTAACAAACTTACGTGTGGGAAAAAGAGTTCATATCTTAGAACTTATCAGTAAGTTTTTTGAACAAATTGGACTCATCGCAGTCATCACATTTGGAGTAAATCAGGTCTTAAATCAAGAGTTGTCACTCGGAAGTTTTTTAGGATTTTTAGTTTTGTATTCTCTGCTGATGGAACCAATTGTCAGGTTATGCCATTTATATGAAGATCTCAGTGAGTTAAGAGAGTCTCGCATGAGATTAACTGAAATTTATTCACTGCCAGGCGAATCTGTTAGTTTGCGGCCGTTTGGTGAACTTCCAAGACTTACAGGAAAAATCAAACTAGATAATATAAGTTTTCGGTATTCAGAAGGAGCGCCAGAGATATTAAAAGATATCAATTTGGATATTGAGGCAGGAGAAAAAATAGCAATCGTAGGTCGTAGCGGTTGTGGTAAATCAACTTTGATGCGCATAATGATGGGAACACTCACTCCAACGAAAGGAAAGGTTTTTGTAGATTCATTCGATTTATCTACACTCGATCCAGAAGAAGTAAGAATTCAATTTGGTGCCGTAGAACAACATCCAATTCTATTTTCAGGAACGATCACTGAAAATTTATCTAAAAAAAATCCCTCCCTTCCTATGGAATCATTGTTAGCTGGAGCTAAACTTGCTTCGGTGGATAATTTCGTAGAACGATTCCCAATGAAATATGAGACAAAAATTGGTGAATCAGGGGTAGGTTTATCAGGGGGACAAAGGCAGAGGCTTGCAATAGCACGAGCTCTTGTGACGAATCCAAGTATACTATTTTTGGATGAACCAACATCAGCATTAGATTCGGAAACAGAATCACATATCCAAACACAATGGGAAACTGTTTTTTTGGATCGAACTGTCATACAAATTTCTCACCGATTGCATAGTACGGTGAGTGCTGACAAAATCATCGTTTTAGATGAAGGTCGTATTGTTGAAATGGGAACTCATGCTGAATTAATACAAACTAAAGGATATTATTATCATTTGTTTCCTACGTTAACGGAAGAGGAAAGTCATGTTTAAAAAATTTAAAAATATAAAAGAAACTGATTCCAATTGGGAATCTAGACATTCCGCTTCTTATTATGATGAATTATTAAAACACCCTGCACCTAACTGGGAAAAGAAAGGGATATATTTAATTTCGATATTCTTTTTCTGTTTTGTTTTGTTCTTAGTAATTGGTCGAGTTGATGTTGTTGTGCAAGCAAATGGAAATATTCGACCTAAAGGGAATTACCATGTTGTGGAAGCATTGGAAACTGGAACTTTAACAAATTTATATGTGAAATCTGGGGATTTTCTAAAAAAAGGGGATCCCATAATGGAATTAGAATTCTCCGAACAACAAATTGAATTATCGAAAGATACAAACAATTTAGATTACGAAGAAAAAAAATTACAGAGACTCATTCGTAACAAAAGAGAAGCAGAAAAGATATTAAAAAATCTTTCTTATAATTTAGAAAACAATTCAGGTGCTTCACTTTCAGGAGGAGTTCTTAGTAAATTCGTAAGTTTAAAAAAAGCTTATATGGATTTTCAGAATGGAGTTGGTGCAAAATTTATCTATGACCAAAGTTTATTAGAATTCAATGAAGAGTTTGGAAATCTTAAAGATGAAATCCAACGGGAAGAGAATATCATTTCTAGTTTACGTGGTGATACAAAAATAAAAAAGGAAAGAGTAGCCAACGCAGTAATTCGAATGCCATTTTCCGGAGTGATAGGTGAACTGGCTGTTAATAACGTTGGTCAAAATATCATTCGAGGCCAAACGGTTGCTTCTCTTATGGAAGAAGACCAGCCATTAGAAGCCATTGTTGAAGTCAGTAGCAAAGATATCGGAGCTGTAAAAATTGGTTTATCTGCTGTCATCAAAGTAAAAGCATTTCATCAAAATGATTTTGGAGTGGTGGAAGGAACAGTATCTCAAATCATTCCGAATACAAAAGATAAAGATTCATTTTCAGTAATTCTAATTTTGGGAACACAAGATTTAAATCAAGATGGGAAACAATTCCAACTTTTTCCAGGACTTAAAGTGATCGCAGATATTGTGATAGATCGGAAAAATATTTATCAAATTTTATTTCGTTATGCAGATCCAAGGAATTAAGTTTGAAACATAAACTAAAAGATATTTCTGATTTAATAAAAGAAGATGGTTTTTTATCTCAACTTTCTTCAGCAGATTTGAAAAAATTAATCACACAATTTGAATCGAGATCATTAGTTTCGGGAGATAAAATTGGTGCTAGTGATAACGAACCTACACCGATTTTATTATTGGAAACAGGTAGAATTCAAATTAAATTAAAAATCAATCAGAATGAATTATTAATCAAAACTCTTAAAGAAGAAACGTTGTATGGGATTTCGGAATATACATCTGAATCTTTAGACAAACAACTTTACTACATCGAAGAGAATTCAAGAGTATTAACACTTTCTACTAGTTCATTTTCAAAATTCATTCAATCAGATAGAACTAGAAAAAGAATATGGGATGAATACAAAGAAAATGTTCAATTAAGAGATGAATTAAGAATTCATCCATATTTTCGAAAACTTTCGAATTCAGAAATTCAAGAACTATCAAAATTATTAATCAAAAGAAAAATTAATTCAGGACAGATATTAATCAAAGAAGGTTCAAAAAGTTCCTCTTTATATTTCATTAAATCTGGTAAGTTCAAGGTTACTAAATCCACATGGCAAAAAGATTATTTTTCATATGTTGAGGCGGGTTCGATCCTCGGTGAAATGGGTGTGCTCGAAAAAAAAGTTAGAAATGCAACAGTGACTGCAGTGGAAGATAGTTTTGTATATGAACTTTCTTCTAAAAGTGCTGAACAATTTTTTAAGAAATCTGAAAGTTTACTCATAACAATTCGATCCATCATGAGTGAACGTAAACTAAACTTAGGCGAAAAATCGCAGGACGATGATTACGAACTAACAAATGTTTATGAAGAAGATAAATTTCATTTTCTACCAAAATTAAAATTTTCTGCGCCTATTCGAAATCAAATTTCTTTTCCATTTTTATTCCAAGAAGGAAAGTCTCAATCAGGTGATGTTTGTAGAAAAATGATATTTAAGTATTGGGGTTATATTTTTGCCGAATATGATTCCGATCCTAACTTTCCAGATTTTGATCCTGATATTCTACCACATCACTGGAAACAATGTTTTGGAGAAGAAAAAGGAAATTGTTATTTTGTAAATTGGCGTGAACATGAAACAGAACTTAATTCTATTCCTACCATAAGTTATTTAGAAAACTCCAAATATGTAATTTTAAAAGAGATCAAAAAGAAATATGTTACGATTTTAGATCCAGAAGTTGGTCAGGTAGTTTTTAATCGTGAAGAATGGGAAAAAAAATCTTCCAATATCGTTATCTATTTTGTTCCTAAAATTCAACCAAAAACAACTTGGGATTGGAAAAGTCGTTTTTTTGCAGGAATCAGTGAATATTTTTTACCAGCAATTCAATATTTAAAGGCAGGAATCCTCGCCAGTTTTGTGTTAAAGGGTCTTGAAGTTTTTATTCCACTTGTTAATTTGTATTTGATAGATGCTGTTTTATTACAAGAGAGTCGTGAATTTTTTTTGCCGGTCATCATTTCTGTAGTATTATTAAGTGTTTCCCAATCTTTTTTAGGTTATTTTAGATCGAATGTAATTTTTTTCACAAGTAATAGAGTGAATCAAACAATCGCAATTCGTTTTTTAGTAAAATTAATCTCCCTTCCTATATCTTTTTTTGAACGAAATCGCAAGGGAGAAATACTCAATCGGTGGGAAGAAATTGAATCAATAATTCTTTTTTTCTCTGACCAAGGTGCTATGAAAATTTTTGATTTAATTTTTAGTTCCTTGGTTTTTGTAATTTTTTTATTTTTATCACCAATACTTTTGATCATCATTTTGTTATTCATTGTACCAGAAATTTTAGTCTTGCGATTGTTATCACCTAAGATCATTGAAGAAACAAAAAAAGAATCACTAAAACGCTCTGAAACTCTAAGTTACTTTATAGAATCAATCAATGGGTTCGAAACAATCAAAAATTTAGGTGCTACTTATTCACATCGTTGGGATTTCGAAAAACGCTTAACATCACAATTAAACTCTGAAGGTAAAAAATTATTTTATTCAAATCTATTGTCTACGAACACAGATTTTTTTAAGCAGATCACAGTTGTGGTTACTTTGCTTGTTGGTAGCATTTTAATTTTAAATGATCAAATGACATTAGGAACTTTGTATGCGATTATTGGATTAATCGCGTATATAAGAAATCCATTAATTTCATTGTATGAAGATTATCTAAAATTCCAAAAAGCAAATGTTGCTTGGAATCGTCTTAGAAGTTTTGAATCTTTAGATAGTGAGATTTCAGATAAGGACAATTTGTTTAAGGTAGATTTACCTGAAGTGAAAGGGAATATTGAATTTAAGAATATAAATTTTGCTTATGATAGTCAGAAACCTGAATCAGGTATTCGGAATTTATCATTAAAAATACAAGCAGGTAAAAAAGTAGCCTTTGTAGGTCGAAGTGGAAGTGGAAAATCTACTATCATCAAACTATTGCTAGGATTGTACAATCCTCAGCAAGGCGATATTTTAGTTGATGATATATCATTGAATGAAATTTGGTTACCAAGTTTGAGAACCAAAATTGGAGTTTGTTTTCAAGAAAATCCATTTATCGCTGGGAGTGTTAGGGAAAATATCTCCATTACGAAACCAGAAGCTACATTAAGTGAAGTTGTTGAGGCTGCAAAACTTGCGTGCATTCATGATGATATTGTAAAGTTACCTCTTGGATATGATACAGAATTTTCAGATAGGAGTTTTATGTTTTCAGGTGGCCAGAAACAAAGAATTTCCTTAGCCAGATTATTTTTGCAACGACCAAATATGTTGTTATTGGATGAACCAACAGCCTCATTGGACAAAGAAACTGAACTTAGAATTCTGTCTCATATCAATTTTGTTTTTGCAAATGCTACGATAGTAACGGTAGCCCATCGTTTGGATACGATTCGTCATTATGACCAAATCTTTGTTCTGGAAAGAGGGAAATTGGATTCAAAAGGAAGTCATAGAGAGTTACTTTCTAAAGGTGGAATTTACCAATTACTTCATTCCAAACAAGAAGCAATCCGATAATTCTAATAGTGATTTTATTTCGAAACATTCTTTGTTTTTTACTATTGCTAATTATGTCAGATTCTCTACTTCCTTCCGAAGTGGTGAGTTTCTATGACCTGCCTAAGTTAGTTGGTGAAAAGTCATATGAATTGAAATTAAAAGAAATGGAAATCCAACGGAAAAAAGTGGATGTGGATTCCAGAAATTTTCGTTATTTACCTTCTGTGAATTTAGAACATTCCCCATTTTTTGAAACACTTCGAGGTGATGGATATAATCGTAAAGGATGGAGTACATCCTTAAATTTAAATTGGAATTTTATGGACCAAGGAAATACGGTTTTAACAAACATGATCCTTGAGTTAGAATATGAACGTTTGTTACTTGAATACCGTGCTTTGTACCAAAAAGAACTTTTTGATCAAGCTTTCCAATATGCAGAAACACTTAAACTGTTGGCTTTTTATGATTATGATTTTTCAAACGAATCAGATGCAGACAAACAATTCCAAACTGTTCAAAAATTGTATAAACAAGGAATTGAATCATACTTAGTCACACAAAACTCAAAAGTAGATTTTTTCTTCTATAAATACAATGCAATCAAATCCAGACTTGATCAACAAAAAAGCCAATCTATTTTTAGAAGAAAATTTTTATTAAAGGATGTAACACTCAAACAAATCCCTGAAAGGGAATATAAAGTTTTACCTTTTGAAGAAACATTAGCAGAGTATGAAAAAAATCTTTCTGAAGTAAATTTTGATTTAATTTTAACGGTTAATCAAATCAAAATATTGGAAATACAAAAGCAGGTTAGATTTAATGAACTTTGGGTACCTGATTTTTTTGTAAATGTATACAATCAAAACTCTAGAGAATCCTATTCTGGATTGAGCGGGACTTGGACCAATCCAATGCAGGTATATGATTATAGTCGAAATGATTATAGCATTTATGCCAGATCTTCTGATACTGATTTCAATGTTGGTGGAAATTTTGGATTTCGATTTCCGCTGTTTAATCGTTGGCTTGATAAAAATGAATTTGATAAATCCAAAATTGAAGTTAAACTTGCGAAGTCACAATCGCAATTTTTACGTGAGAATACTGGATTGTATTTATATGAATTGATTCAACAACACAACAACCTTGTTGAATTGTATGATATATCCCGTGAAAGTAAAAGAATCGCAGAAGAAAATTTTCAAATTATGGAAAAAGCATATAAAACGGGATCAGCGTCTATTATTGAATTACAAACTGTTGATCGACGATTGCGAGATGTGATGAGAAACGAAATCCAAAATCGATATGATTTAATCCAATTGAGACTTCAAATTGGTCTACTGTTAGGTGACACAATGAAGTTCTTAAATAACTAGAGACCTAACGGCGGTCTTTCAGTATATATTTCTTTTTTAGAATTCATATCACACTTTTCGGCTTTCCATTTGTTTAAAATATCATCCGATTTGGTTTTATTTTTGTAATGGATGTAAGGAGTCGTTAAGATTGGAGCTAGAAAAACAAAAGAAAAAGCAGAATTGAGAAGTGATAATGTTACAATCAAACCGATCGTTAACACGTTTTCATCAAAGATTTCTGTGACTTGACGTTTTGTTTGAAAATAATATGCCATACATTCTTCAGTGCGATTTGCAGGTTGGAAAGGTATACTGACACAACCAATTTGCGAAAACAATAATAGTATTACAGTGAATCTTCTAAGTTCTTTAAACATACATTCACCGCTTCTAAATTTGTTTCTTCAATCATCCTATGAAAGTTTCTCACTTTAAAAAATCCATAAAGGAATTCGTCCGTGTTTCCTTTTTTTATTATAACATCTTCTTTTTTAAGATCTTTATTAAGAAAAAGTTTATACTTGATTTCAACTGTATATTCTCCAATTCGATATTGAATGGGCCAGATGGCTATAAATGGGTAAACAGCAGGCCATGTATACCACCAATTATACCGATCAGAATACGAGGTTTTCATTTCAACATCGATAGTGTAGTATTCTTTTGTTACCTCCGGATCTAATTCTAA comes from the Leptospira bouyouniensis genome and includes:
- a CDS encoding HlyD family efflux transporter periplasmic adaptor subunit codes for the protein MFKKFKNIKETDSNWESRHSASYYDELLKHPAPNWEKKGIYLISIFFFCFVLFLVIGRVDVVVQANGNIRPKGNYHVVEALETGTLTNLYVKSGDFLKKGDPIMELEFSEQQIELSKDTNNLDYEEKKLQRLIRNKREAEKILKNLSYNLENNSGASLSGGVLSKFVSLKKAYMDFQNGVGAKFIYDQSLLEFNEEFGNLKDEIQREENIISSLRGDTKIKKERVANAVIRMPFSGVIGELAVNNVGQNIIRGQTVASLMEEDQPLEAIVEVSSKDIGAVKIGLSAVIKVKAFHQNDFGVVEGTVSQIIPNTKDKDSFSVILILGTQDLNQDGKQFQLFPGLKVIADIVIDRKNIYQILFRYADPRN
- a CDS encoding LBF_2127 family putative lipoprotein, which translates into the protein MKSFFVLITIFLLMHCSTDLRQVPPPTKNGNLSRAKTNLPVVIGRFEILSADRGVYTDAWRMAWKGHLQSSGIFSNVHLELDPEVTKEYYTIDVEMKTSYSDRYNWWYTWPAVYPFIAIWPIQYRIGEYTVEIKYKLFLNKDLKKEDVIIKKGNTDEFLYGFFKVRNFHRMIEETNLEAVNVCLKNLEDSL
- a CDS encoding peptidase domain-containing ABC transporter gives rise to the protein MQSEVRRNLDKIRSVFRSNYLLAELDDSERESLLPFIEIKFIRIGQSLIKANQMPEYIHFVLTGKFGMKQNKEDLNKGRYAFVEEGESIGERITLTKTPSKHDYYALEPSIVLLLPTSRFLKLVDAHPEIAEKAKHREEEQEKFHYVRKLSFFDELSPDEIKSILKSIQLIKVPQGEFIFVEGEAGEAAYIVRSGKIQIRTENPRKIISIMKSGDILGEIAIFKKQKRLASAITAEDSELYQIPGNVIRKVIGAEKGNKLEEIVQSRLLRYSTYKSKEKEENSIRPFVSKRFEIKKTTQTILIEQVTTDQVSLVGLVCSELALRVFDKPLPTNWKIRIKNELSRNIIPGIFELAIELEKLGFLTKQLHIPFLELQLLENPVFITDEENFPCLLYLVDLELDAVLISHPIKGVYEISTSQFLKHWDGVILQFSLAPSSLSAEVSLISFFKELRMLFSPKKKEIRWVMVATFFSAILSLSLPYLIRQIVDQVLVFSDRNFLFTVVFGVTLSVFFQTMFSLFRNLISIGLMQNLEYNYFVRFFQHILNLTLPEFRRFETGDFTQRLKENQRILEITQRSGLFLILDLITLPIYLLILFRLDGGLSFIGLFFLILYAIVVVRSSSKIKKLQKHSFESKKKTTAFFLSLFSGIQLIKASSIESRYLAKGLNEIARTILTNLRVGKRVHILELISKFFEQIGLIAVITFGVNQVLNQELSLGSFLGFLVLYSLLMEPIVRLCHLYEDLSELRESRMRLTEIYSLPGESVSLRPFGELPRLTGKIKLDNISFRYSEGAPEILKDINLDIEAGEKIAIVGRSGCGKSTLMRIMMGTLTPTKGKVFVDSFDLSTLDPEEVRIQFGAVEQHPILFSGTITENLSKKNPSLPMESLLAGAKLASVDNFVERFPMKYETKIGESGVGLSGGQRQRLAIARALVTNPSILFLDEPTSALDSETESHIQTQWETVFLDRTVIQISHRLHSTVSADKIIVLDEGRIVEMGTHAELIQTKGYYYHLFPTLTEEESHV
- a CDS encoding TolC family protein, with product MSDSLLPSEVVSFYDLPKLVGEKSYELKLKEMEIQRKKVDVDSRNFRYLPSVNLEHSPFFETLRGDGYNRKGWSTSLNLNWNFMDQGNTVLTNMILELEYERLLLEYRALYQKELFDQAFQYAETLKLLAFYDYDFSNESDADKQFQTVQKLYKQGIESYLVTQNSKVDFFFYKYNAIKSRLDQQKSQSIFRRKFLLKDVTLKQIPEREYKVLPFEETLAEYEKNLSEVNFDLILTVNQIKILEIQKQVRFNELWVPDFFVNVYNQNSRESYSGLSGTWTNPMQVYDYSRNDYSIYARSSDTDFNVGGNFGFRFPLFNRWLDKNEFDKSKIEVKLAKSQSQFLRENTGLYLYELIQQHNNLVELYDISRESKRIAEENFQIMEKAYKTGSASIIELQTVDRRLRDVMRNEIQNRYDLIQLRLQIGLLLGDTMKFLNN
- a CDS encoding ATP-binding cassette domain-containing protein, which gives rise to MKHKLKDISDLIKEDGFLSQLSSADLKKLITQFESRSLVSGDKIGASDNEPTPILLLETGRIQIKLKINQNELLIKTLKEETLYGISEYTSESLDKQLYYIEENSRVLTLSTSSFSKFIQSDRTRKRIWDEYKENVQLRDELRIHPYFRKLSNSEIQELSKLLIKRKINSGQILIKEGSKSSSLYFIKSGKFKVTKSTWQKDYFSYVEAGSILGEMGVLEKKVRNATVTAVEDSFVYELSSKSAEQFFKKSESLLITIRSIMSERKLNLGEKSQDDDYELTNVYEEDKFHFLPKLKFSAPIRNQISFPFLFQEGKSQSGDVCRKMIFKYWGYIFAEYDSDPNFPDFDPDILPHHWKQCFGEEKGNCYFVNWREHETELNSIPTISYLENSKYVILKEIKKKYVTILDPEVGQVVFNREEWEKKSSNIVIYFVPKIQPKTTWDWKSRFFAGISEYFLPAIQYLKAGILASFVLKGLEVFIPLVNLYLIDAVLLQESREFFLPVIISVVLLSVSQSFLGYFRSNVIFFTSNRVNQTIAIRFLVKLISLPISFFERNRKGEILNRWEEIESIILFFSDQGAMKIFDLIFSSLVFVIFLFLSPILLIIILLFIVPEILVLRLLSPKIIEETKKESLKRSETLSYFIESINGFETIKNLGATYSHRWDFEKRLTSQLNSEGKKLFYSNLLSTNTDFFKQITVVVTLLVGSILILNDQMTLGTLYAIIGLIAYIRNPLISLYEDYLKFQKANVAWNRLRSFESLDSEISDKDNLFKVDLPEVKGNIEFKNINFAYDSQKPESGIRNLSLKIQAGKKVAFVGRSGSGKSTIIKLLLGLYNPQQGDILVDDISLNEIWLPSLRTKIGVCFQENPFIAGSVRENISITKPEATLSEVVEAAKLACIHDDIVKLPLGYDTEFSDRSFMFSGGQKQRISLARLFLQRPNMLLLDEPTASLDKETELRILSHINFVFANATIVTVAHRLDTIRHYDQIFVLERGKLDSKGSHRELLSKGGIYQLLHSKQEAIR